The Thermodesulfovibrionales bacterium genome contains the following window.
GTAACGCAGCCTTCAATTCTAGAACAGCCCTCATCCGGGTTGAGACAGGACGTTATCGCGACCGGTCCCTCAAGCTCCTTCAGTATCGCAGCTATGCTTATGGCAGCGGGATTTCTCGCGAGGAGGTAACCGCCGCCCGGCCCCCTCACGCTCTTGACGAGACCGGCTCTTCTCAGCTTGTTCAGGATCTGCTCGAGATACGGCACCGACACATCCTGCCTTTCCGATATCTCCCTGATCGTAATCGGATTGTCAGGGTAGCCGCTCGCTATCTCGAACATAGCCCTCACCCCGTACTGTCCCCTTGTCGAAAGACGTAACATGTGTTAACTATAGAATACCTTACTAACTTTGTCAAGTATTAGCCGAGGCGACCAATGAACGTCTGAACGGGAAAGCGGGCAGCGAAAGGAATCCGAATCTAGAGCTCAAGCACCATGATTACTCCATCCTCATGCGGTGCCACATAATACTTCTTCCGCACGCCGATAACCCTGAAGCCGAGACCCTCGTAGAATCCCTTGGCGATGCTATTCGAGGCCCTCACGTCGAGATACAGGAACCGGCACGCCTTCTTCCTGAGTTCGGAGACGACATCCCCAACAAGCGTGTTGGCGATGCCGATTCCCCTATGATTGGGATCGGTGGCGAGATTGAGGATATGGCCTTCGTCGAGTATTTGCTCAGCGCATATATAACCGACCACCGCCTCATGCAATTCCGCAACCTTCGCGATGGAACGTGACTTATGAATCTCATTGAGAAAGGACGTCTCCGACCAGGGGGTCGAGAAAGAGCTCCGCTCAATCCTGATTACCTCGGGGATATCCTCTTCACGCATCTCCCTTACGCGGATCTGCCTCATGAATTCGGTTGAATCTTCATTTCCGCCTCGGACTTCCGCACATAGAGGGGGACAAGGCTTACGGGGTCCGAAAAATCATGGCGCTCCGCCTTCCGCAGTCCGAGATACGCCACATGGGAAGGAGAAGGCGCCATCATCTGAGGAGCGGGGAATAACGCATTCTCTCCGGCAGCCTGCACGAGATTATCTCTGTAAATTGCAGCGCCCTCACCGGCAAATATAACAGGCTCCTTCAGTGTCTCGGCAAGCTCGGAAGGTTTAATAGATCTTTCCTCCATGATTCTCTCGAAACCGCTATCCTTCCATCGAAAAAGAGCGGCGTAGACTTCCTTTTTTCTGGCGTCGAGCATAATGCAGACGGGAAACCGGCTGAAGGGGAAATTCCAGACAAAGGCCTCGAGGGTGGGAACAGAAACCACGGGTTTGCCGGTCGCGTAAGAAAAACCCTTTATGGTGCTCAACCCGATTCTCAGTCCCGTAAAGGAACCGGGTCCTATGGAGACTCCGAATACATCGATATCCCCTATCCTCATGCCTGCCTGTTTCAAGGCCAGGCTTATTCCCGTCATGAGCCGTTCAGAATAGGTCGTTCTTATGTTTAGCCTCATCTCGGTGATCAGGCCGTCGGAGTCGTCCATGATCGCCACGCCGCCAAGCATTGTCGATGTCTCGATAGCGAGTATCCTCATGCTGAAAAGCCTAATACATTGGAACATGTTTTTCAAGGCTCAAGGGTCAACTCTCATGAGGATTTACCTCATGCGT
Protein-coding sequences here:
- the tsaB gene encoding tRNA (adenosine(37)-N6)-threonylcarbamoyltransferase complex dimerization subunit type 1 TsaB, whose translation is MRILAIETSTMLGGVAIMDDSDGLITEMRLNIRTTYSERLMTGISLALKQAGMRIGDIDVFGVSIGPGSFTGLRIGLSTIKGFSYATGKPVVSVPTLEAFVWNFPFSRFPVCIMLDARKKEVYAALFRWKDSGFERIMEERSIKPSELAETLKEPVIFAGEGAAIYRDNLVQAAGENALFPAPQMMAPSPSHVAYLGLRKAERHDFSDPVSLVPLYVRKSEAEMKIQPNS
- a CDS encoding Rrf2 family transcriptional regulator yields the protein MLRLSTRGQYGVRAMFEIASGYPDNPITIREISERQDVSVPYLEQILNKLRRAGLVKSVRGPGGGYLLARNPAAISIAAILKELEGPVAITSCLNPDEGCSRIEGCVTHLLWKSLGATIEEFLETITLRDLLERGPLLKSSHIVHTIKE
- the rimI gene encoding ribosomal protein S18-alanine N-acetyltransferase, whose protein sequence is MRQIRVREMREEDIPEVIRIERSSFSTPWSETSFLNEIHKSRSIAKVAELHEAVVGYICAEQILDEGHILNLATDPNHRGIGIANTLVGDVVSELRKKACRFLYLDVRASNSIAKGFYEGLGFRVIGVRKKYYVAPHEDGVIMVLEL